A stretch of DNA from Mucilaginibacter daejeonensis:
CTTGTTTAAAAAGATGATACACCCGGTAATGGGCAAACTGGTGGCGATGAGACATGCTATAAAGTAAAGAATCTTGCTTGCCAAACCGTAAACGCTGCCAATGTGCAGGGGCCTCACCATAGATACCAGTTGTTCGCCGGCTGACCTGTCTTTGAACCGGTCCGCTTTGATCACCTGGCCTGTATATTGATCCACCGTGAATTTATCTACAGCAGCAAGTGTAAAAGCTCCGTTGTGCGTCTTCTCCGCTACCAACACGCCTGAGCTGTCTTTAGGGAAACGAATGAAAGTAACGCCTTGATGGTTTGATCGGTCTTTGACCTCACTTAAAAGGGGATTGATACTTACCGTCGGCCTGCCTTTAGAGGGTTTGGACCTAAGCGGCTTGGCATAATACTCTCCCCATACTTCGGCGCCTATAAGTTGGCTCACGCCTTTGCTGTACCATTCAAATGACCAGCACAGGCCGGTCAAAGCCATGATCAGTAGTAAAGGCATGGCATAGAATCCTAAAGTATTGTGCAGGTCATGATTGAGCCGCTTGCCATTGGAGCGGAACTTAATGGTCAGCCCCCGCTTCCAGCCTTTGAACTTTTTGGGTATCCATAAGATCAGCCCGGTGAAGGATAAGATCACGAAGATAAGTGTGGCTACACCCACGATAAGCATGCCTCCACTTTCACGCATAAGGAGCCAGCGATGTAGGTTCATGACCCATAAAAAGAATGCGGCCGATCTGGTGTCGCCGTTACCTTGTAGCTGACCTGAGTAAGGGTCTACGTAATAAGCCGTTCCCCATTTATCGGCAGGCCGCTGCCGCACGCTGATCACGTAGGCCCGATCGGGATCATCTGGAATAGTAGCGTAAACCAATGGACCTTTATGTTGTGTTCGCACTCGTTCGATCAGCGTGTCGACCGGCATGCGTTCTTGCTCGGCCACATGCAAAGCTTTGTATTTGGAAGGGTCAAGCAGTTCCTGGATCTCATCGCTGAAAGTATAAATAGTTCCGCTCAGGCAAACTACAAATAGTACAAGGCCACTCGCCAGTCCCAGCCACAGATGGACGTCGTTGATGAATTTTCGGAAAGTATATCTTTTTGACATATATGAATAGATACGGCCGCTGAGCAGATACGCCAGCGGCCGTCATATCGATCTGGTGAGTTTTTTATTTGGCAGGGTGCGGCGCTATCAGCTGTATGCTTACAGAACCTCCGTCGTTAAGCGCTAAGCCTTTTTTGAAGGCCCCATTGCTTGGGTCGACCTCGTATATGGCCGACTCACCTCCGATGGGCGATATGCTGGTGTAATACTTGCCGTTGTATACCAATGGAATACGCACCATAGCTACCGGGCTAAGCGGTGTATTGATCAGTGTTGCTGTCTTGTTACGCAGGTCAAGTTTCACTAACTGGCCAACGTTCTTCAAACGATCAGCTACTGATGTCATCAATTCCTCATACTGTACGGTGCCTATAGCAACTCCGTTGCTTACGTAATTGATGCCCATTAAGCACGCTTGTTTGCCAAGTGGGGTGGTCACATCCAGGAAATAATCCGGATCGAATTCAGCAGCACCTTTTTTGATCCTTACCACGCCCGACTTGCCGCCTGTTCCGGTCCAGAACTTGCCGGCGCTGGCCACAAAATAGTGGTCGCCGTTCTCGTCAGTGGTCAATGATGACAGGTAATCATAACCGATGCCGGCAGCCGTTGCGTTGGTTTTAATGATACGCATGTTGGTCATGGCCGGGTAATCATACACAAGTGCCCTCACGCCATCCACGTCATATGAAGCCGTTGCACTGTTATAGAAATAGCCACCAACAATGAACTTGCCGTTATCAACAAATCCGCGGCCTGCCGCATACTGCACGCTTGGCTTTGCTGCATCATAAGGTACGGTCATGGTGCCTTTTGCTTCCACTTTGAAGTCGTTGAGGCTTATGCGCGCCCAGCCGATCGTTCCGTTGTTAGCAGCAAGAGCACCCAGAACGAGCATGGTATTGTCGTCTACGATATTGAGTGACTGAAAATAATTAGGAACCACGCCATCCGTCAGGATGTAGGCTTTTTCTTTGAGGCTACCGTCGGCGCCCATTTCGTATTGGATGAAACGTTTCAACACAATGTTCATCACGTAAGCATACTGCTTGTGCCATATATAACGTGAACCGTTGGTCTCTATACCTTTACCCTTAAAGGTGAGTGAGCCGCTGGTCAGTGCTGGTACCGAAGCCACGTACTGGCCATCACCGGTCCAGCCAGCTATGGTAAAGGCCTGAGCGGTAGGCTCGATCTGCGGTTCGTTACTGCTGTTTTTGCTACATGAGGTGCAAGCCACGATAAAGAGTGCCAGGCCAGCAACGGCTGTCAGTGATGATCTTTTTAAAAAATTACGCATGGAGGTTTTCTGTTTATATAATGAATTAATGGATCAGTTACTTAAGGATGTATCGTAGTTTGAGGCTAAAGAACCTGCCAGGTTTCTGAAGCAGGAAATTGTCATAGACCTGCTTGTCCAAAATGTTACGGCACACAAGATTGATGCTATAGCGGCCCTGGAAGAATGCATAGCTCAGGCCAGCGTCCTGCACGAATTGCGATGGTATGAAGAACTTACTATCAGAGGCGCCAAGACTTGGCCAACCGAGGTAATAGCGCTGTACAAAGTGTGTATTGGTATAAAACGTAAACCTATTTTTCATCTGCAGTGCCTGGTCCAGGTAGAAGCGTACCTCGCCGTTGGCCATGAGGTAAGGTATGTTACGAAGGCGATCGTTGTATACAATGCTGGCCGCGCCATTAGGATCCAACTGCTGCTTGTTACGGATATCCTGATAGGTCGCGTTCGCCGCTGCTTCCAACCAGCTATTATGCTGGTAATTGAACTCTATCTCGGCACCCATCGTGCGTATGCGGTCCAAGTTCTCGTACCTGGCAGTGCCCATCAGGTCCGGTTCACCCAGCCAGATCAGGTTACGGGTATCCCTAAAAAAGGTACCCACCGAAGCCTGCAATCGGCGTGTACCCCAGGCGAACGACCGGTGCAGCGATAAATTGATATTGGTACTCTGTTCGGGTTTAAGTGAAGAGGAATTGAGTATAGTGCTGCCATCACCCAGTAACTCGATCGCGTCAGGCAAGCGGCTAGTATTCTCGGCAGAGAATTTAAGCATGTTGTGTTCACCTAAGAGCAATTTACCAGCATAGCCAAAGCCCCAGGCATTATCGCGTGTGTCGCGGTAAAAAAGCATTTTGCTTTGGCTGCCCTGATCATAATCATAAACCGAGGCTTTGGCTTGGTAACGGAAGTGTTTAATGAATATAGTGTTGGTCCATCTGTCGTTCAACACAACAGCTTCATACGATAGTCCGGCCACTTGCTTGTTCATGTCCTGGGGCAAACGGAAAGGGATCGCCCATTCAGCGGTCGATACCGCATCTGACCCCGAACGTGTGGTGCTATTTAAGGTGTAATTGAAGTTAAGATGCTGTCGGTCGGTCAACTGATATGACAGGTTCAGCCTGCCTAAGGTAGTGTTGTCTTTGAAAGTATAGATGGTCTTGGCCGGGTTGCGAATGCCCCCTAATTCGCCGTTGACCTGACCGCTAAATACCTCACCGTTCCATTTGTACTTGTACGAGCCGGTATCTATCGTTGTGCCGTTAAGCCTGTTAAAGGCGGCATACATATCCACCGTAAGGCGTGGTGTAATAAATCCACGCTTGCTGTAACGCAGTGAAGGCATAAGGAGATCTTCGCGGTAGCGTACATCACCGTAAACGTATGCCATAGTGCGGCCTGTTTGTATGCCCCGGTGCTGATCAGCTTTGGTGATGCTGATCAGTAACTGATCGGCCCACTTCACGTTAGTGAAACCTGCGTCAGCTTTTATGGTATAAGCGCGATAATCGTCATTGAATCGCCTGAACCTTGGGAAACCGGGAATAGGACGGCCATCCTCACCGGCCACTTCAACGGTAGGTCCCCATACCTGGTAATTATTGTCGGAATAATTGTAGAAAGAATTGGTTTGTAGCGTAAAGCCTGAACGATGGCGCCATCTACCCGATACCGCTGTGCGGTTGGTATTGAATGATCCATAGCTATGTGACAGGTCCAGATAATTTTGAACATCCCGGCGGGTCACCAGGTTTATGGCTCCTCCTAACGCATCACCGCCTAACTCGACCG
This window harbors:
- a CDS encoding PepSY-associated TM helix domain-containing protein — translated: MSKRYTFRKFINDVHLWLGLASGLVLFVVCLSGTIYTFSDEIQELLDPSKYKALHVAEQERMPVDTLIERVRTQHKGPLVYATIPDDPDRAYVISVRQRPADKWGTAYYVDPYSGQLQGNGDTRSAAFFLWVMNLHRWLLMRESGGMLIVGVATLIFVILSFTGLILWIPKKFKGWKRGLTIKFRSNGKRLNHDLHNTLGFYAMPLLLIMALTGLCWSFEWYSKGVSQLIGAEVWGEYYAKPLRSKPSKGRPTVSINPLLSEVKDRSNHQGVTFIRFPKDSSGVLVAEKTHNGAFTLAAVDKFTVDQYTGQVIKADRFKDRSAGEQLVSMVRPLHIGSVYGLASKILYFIACLIATSLPITGCIIFLNKLR
- a CDS encoding DUF4374 domain-containing protein, with the translated sequence MRNFLKRSSLTAVAGLALFIVACTSCSKNSSNEPQIEPTAQAFTIAGWTGDGQYVASVPALTSGSLTFKGKGIETNGSRYIWHKQYAYVMNIVLKRFIQYEMGADGSLKEKAYILTDGVVPNYFQSLNIVDDNTMLVLGALAANNGTIGWARISLNDFKVEAKGTMTVPYDAAKPSVQYAAGRGFVDNGKFIVGGYFYNSATASYDVDGVRALVYDYPAMTNMRIIKTNATAAGIGYDYLSSLTTDENGDHYFVASAGKFWTGTGGKSGVVRIKKGAAEFDPDYFLDVTTPLGKQACLMGINYVSNGVAIGTVQYEELMTSVADRLKNVGQLVKLDLRNKTATLINTPLSPVAMVRIPLVYNGKYYTSISPIGGESAIYEVDPSNGAFKKGLALNDGGSVSIQLIAPHPAK
- a CDS encoding TonB-dependent receptor, with the translated sequence MQFKKIFLTAILLAILSCAFAQTPSLPALSGKVTDSAGNALIGATVRLHGSGKQTLTDQHGAFKIVYISPGKYQLSVSMTGFKTTEQNVLIQSGHPHQLAIMLSERSHDLQTVSVTGQTAAQATRLQPYAVTVLDVKKIADRDIDINRLMDGQAGIRVQESGGLGSEFNHSIHGLSGKAVRFFVDGIPMESFGRSFSINNFSANVIDRIEVYKGVTPVELGGDALGGAINLVTRRDVQNYLDLSHSYGSFNTNRTAVSGRWRHRSGFTLQTNSFYNYSDNNYQVWGPTVEVAGEDGRPIPGFPRFRRFNDDYRAYTIKADAGFTNVKWADQLLISITKADQHRGIQTGRTMAYVYGDVRYREDLLMPSLRYSKRGFITPRLTVDMYAAFNRLNGTTIDTGSYKYKWNGEVFSGQVNGELGGIRNPAKTIYTFKDNTTLGRLNLSYQLTDRQHLNFNYTLNSTTRSGSDAVSTAEWAIPFRLPQDMNKQVAGLSYEAVVLNDRWTNTIFIKHFRYQAKASVYDYDQGSQSKMLFYRDTRDNAWGFGYAGKLLLGEHNMLKFSAENTSRLPDAIELLGDGSTILNSSSLKPEQSTNINLSLHRSFAWGTRRLQASVGTFFRDTRNLIWLGEPDLMGTARYENLDRIRTMGAEIEFNYQHNSWLEAAANATYQDIRNKQQLDPNGAASIVYNDRLRNIPYLMANGEVRFYLDQALQMKNRFTFYTNTHFVQRYYLGWPSLGASDSKFFIPSQFVQDAGLSYAFFQGRYSINLVCRNILDKQVYDNFLLQKPGRFFSLKLRYILK